Proteins found in one Leeia speluncae genomic segment:
- a CDS encoding oxidoreductase, whose amino-acid sequence MQMQSKQMDMPLLTPFKIGGKTAKNRFVLAPMTRQRFEDESGTPTSLVEAYYLQRAEAGLLITEATNISATAKGFSHTPNMYTPAHADAWRSFTDSVHETGSLIAMQLAHAGRLSNQRVLPAHQHPHAPSTMDVNYFSRMKNAENVMEQVLCSPAVEMSIEAIKTVHADFCHAATLALDAGFDFIELHAAHGFLIHQFLSASSNKRNDLYGGEIENRSLFLLELLAELAKHVPLNKVGIRISPVGKYNGVDDTEDEALYRYLVKCLAKLDLAYLHVSEPNWNGSQPMSEALRTHITSTFTGCKIFSGGYQFQTAEERVKSNTVDAIAFGRSFIANPKLVKHYAENLPLHEVRKEFLYDGAQIGYTDY is encoded by the coding sequence ATGCAAATGCAATCTAAGCAAATGGACATGCCGCTATTAACACCATTTAAGATAGGTGGAAAAACCGCAAAAAATAGGTTTGTGCTAGCGCCGATGACTAGGCAACGCTTTGAAGATGAAAGCGGTACACCAACAAGCTTGGTTGAAGCATATTATCTGCAACGAGCAGAAGCCGGTTTACTGATTACCGAGGCGACGAATATATCGGCTACAGCAAAAGGATTTTCCCATACGCCGAATATGTATACACCAGCACATGCAGATGCTTGGCGTTCATTTACTGATTCGGTACACGAAACCGGTTCGCTAATCGCCATGCAATTAGCCCATGCAGGCCGATTATCCAATCAACGCGTTTTACCTGCTCATCAGCATCCTCACGCACCATCCACAATGGATGTAAATTACTTTTCGAGAATGAAAAACGCTGAAAATGTAATGGAGCAGGTGCTATGTTCCCCGGCGGTGGAGATGAGCATTGAAGCAATCAAAACGGTTCATGCTGATTTTTGTCATGCAGCGACATTAGCTTTGGATGCGGGCTTCGACTTTATCGAACTACATGCTGCACATGGCTTTTTGATTCATCAGTTTTTGTCAGCATCATCAAATAAGCGCAATGACTTGTATGGTGGTGAAATTGAAAACAGGTCATTATTTTTGCTAGAACTATTAGCAGAACTAGCGAAACATGTGCCGTTGAACAAAGTAGGTATCCGAATTTCACCGGTCGGAAAATATAACGGGGTGGATGATACGGAAGATGAAGCGCTGTATCGCTATTTGGTAAAGTGCTTAGCAAAACTAGATCTTGCTTACTTACATGTTTCAGAGCCTAACTGGAATGGTTCGCAGCCGATGAGCGAAGCATTAAGGACGCATATCACCAGTACGTTTACGGGCTGCAAAATTTTCTCTGGTGGATATCAATTTCAAACGGCAGAAGAGCGGGTAAAATCTAACACCGTAGATGCAATAGCGTTTGGCCGAAGCTTTATTGCCAACCCGAAGTTGGTAAAGCATTACGCTGAAAACCTCCCGCTTCATGAAGTGCGCAAAGAGTTTTTGTATGATGGCGCGCAGATCGGTTATACCGATTACTAG
- a CDS encoding LysR family transcriptional regulator, which translates to MQVRWIEDFLALVESGSFSKAAKSRNISQPALSRHIQSLEEWLTTTLIHRNEQGVRLTNAGKIFLKFAKDMTESIYTMRSILSRENQSNDATIRFSVSHSLSMSYFPIFLNELKEKLGVSKTHVKAVNSNEGINDLTDDISDLLLIYHHPLLPIHINKSNYKYIVLKEELFAPFKKQGSDILQNEKIPLLSYSNGTYLGLIQEAILLKINRHDIFEKTFDTEMSQSIKAMIKEGHGIGWLPVSCAEDEIEQNKLELITNKDWSTKVEIRMYGKKETLNDLIQEIWMLCETQSIHSA; encoded by the coding sequence ATGCAGGTGCGATGGATAGAAGACTTCTTGGCATTGGTGGAAAGTGGTAGCTTTTCTAAGGCGGCTAAATCACGAAATATTTCTCAACCTGCGTTAAGCCGACACATACAATCGCTTGAAGAATGGCTGACGACCACGCTCATTCATCGAAATGAACAGGGCGTGAGGCTAACCAATGCAGGTAAGATTTTTTTGAAGTTTGCGAAGGATATGACCGAGTCTATCTACACGATGCGCTCTATTCTTAGCCGAGAAAATCAGTCAAACGATGCAACCATCCGATTTTCGGTTTCGCATTCATTATCGATGAGCTATTTCCCGATCTTCTTAAATGAACTAAAAGAAAAACTAGGGGTTAGCAAAACGCATGTGAAAGCAGTTAATTCGAATGAAGGCATCAATGATCTCACTGATGATATATCTGATTTACTTTTAATTTATCATCATCCTTTATTGCCTATACATATCAACAAAAGTAATTATAAGTACATTGTACTAAAAGAAGAGTTGTTTGCTCCTTTTAAAAAACAAGGGTCAGATATTCTTCAAAATGAAAAAATACCGCTTCTTTCTTATTCAAATGGTACCTATCTTGGGCTGATACAAGAAGCGATTCTATTAAAAATAAATCGACATGATATATTTGAAAAAACATTTGATACCGAAATGAGCCAATCAATCAAGGCGATGATTAAAGAAGGTCATGGCATCGGATGGTTGCCTGTCAGTTGTGCAGAAGATGAAATAGAGCAAAATAAATTAGAGCTCATCACTAATAAAGACTGGAGTACTAAAGTAGAAATTAGGATGTATGGAAAGAAAGAAACTTTAAATGATCTAATTCAGGAAATCTGGATGCTTTGTGAGACACAAAGCATCCACTCTGCATAA
- the aspA gene encoding aspartate ammonia-lyase yields MVNNSRSEHDLLGYKDIPNSAYYGVHTLRAVENFPITHVPISKFSFLVDSLALIKKAAAKANHQLGLLDEKKCNAIVFACDELLAGKYHEHFVVDVIQGGAGTSTNMNANEVIANIAIEYLGGKRGEYSILHPNEHVNLSQSTNDVYPTALKIASHFGILALIKAMTVLRDAFKNKSLEFNDVIKMGRTQLQDAVPMTLGQEFSTYAVMMTEDIDRLSEALLLIHEINLGATAIGTGINSHPEYAATVCQYLNEYSGVNFKTAENLVEATQDCGSFVQVSGVLKRIAVKISKICNDLRLLSSGPRTGFFEINLPPMQAGSSIMPGKVNPVIPEVMNQIAYEVIGNDTTITFAAEAGQLQLNAFEPVIGYSLFKSVSHLSNGCLVLAEKCVNGITANKEHMRKQVENSIGLVTALNPLIGYENSTEVAKIALHSGRSVYDIVLEKGLLTKEQLNQAMQPELLTKPQIG; encoded by the coding sequence GTGGTAAATAATTCTAGATCTGAGCATGATTTACTTGGGTATAAAGATATCCCTAATTCAGCTTATTATGGTGTGCATACCTTAAGAGCGGTTGAAAATTTTCCAATCACGCATGTTCCTATTTCAAAATTTTCATTTTTGGTTGATAGCTTAGCATTAATCAAAAAAGCAGCTGCAAAAGCAAACCATCAGCTTGGTTTGTTAGATGAAAAAAAATGTAATGCAATTGTATTTGCTTGTGATGAATTATTAGCGGGTAAATATCATGAGCATTTTGTTGTTGATGTCATTCAAGGTGGTGCAGGTACATCCACTAACATGAATGCCAATGAAGTGATTGCGAATATTGCCATTGAATATCTTGGTGGAAAAAGAGGTGAATATTCAATTCTTCATCCAAATGAGCATGTGAATTTAAGTCAAAGTACAAATGATGTTTATCCAACTGCCTTAAAGATTGCTTCACACTTTGGAATTCTAGCGTTAATTAAGGCGATGACAGTCTTAAGAGATGCATTTAAAAATAAGTCGCTTGAATTCAATGACGTCATCAAAATGGGCCGTACCCAGTTGCAAGATGCCGTTCCAATGACATTGGGTCAGGAATTTTCTACCTACGCTGTTATGATGACCGAAGACATTGATCGTTTATCAGAAGCGTTACTGCTCATTCACGAGATCAATCTTGGTGCAACAGCCATTGGTACAGGGATTAACTCTCATCCAGAATATGCGGCGACTGTTTGTCAGTATCTAAATGAATACTCTGGCGTGAACTTTAAGACCGCTGAAAATCTGGTGGAAGCAACCCAAGATTGCGGTAGTTTTGTACAAGTTTCTGGCGTGTTAAAACGAATCGCCGTAAAAATTTCAAAAATTTGTAATGATCTTCGCTTGTTATCTTCAGGGCCAAGGACTGGTTTCTTTGAAATTAACTTACCACCGATGCAGGCCGGTTCATCTATTATGCCTGGTAAAGTTAACCCGGTTATTCCTGAAGTAATGAACCAAATTGCCTATGAGGTGATCGGCAATGACACTACCATTACCTTTGCAGCAGAAGCCGGACAATTGCAATTAAATGCATTTGAGCCTGTCATTGGGTACTCGTTATTTAAGAGTGTTAGTCACTTAAGTAATGGGTGCTTAGTGCTTGCCGAGAAGTGTGTAAATGGCATTACCGCCAATAAAGAGCATATGCGCAAGCAAGTAGAAAACTCTATCGGTTTGGTAACCGCATTAAACCCATTAATTGGCTATGAGAACTCCACCGAGGTAGCAAAAATCGCTTTGCATTCAGGCCGTAGTGTCTATGATATTGTGTTGGAGAAAGGGCTGCTTACAAAAGAGCAACTCAACCAGGCGATGCAGCCAGAGTTGTTAACTAAACCGCAAATCGGATAA
- a CDS encoding YajQ family cyclic di-GMP-binding protein yields MPSFDIVSEVDLVEVKNALDQCNKEVGNRYDFKGSDARVEQAEKVLTMYADAEFQLDQVKDVLINKLAKRNVDVRCLEYGKVEKVSGNKVKQTVTVKVGVETELAKKLVRIIKDSKIKVQASIQGDTVRVTGAKRDNLQEVIALMRKEITDFPLQYQNFRD; encoded by the coding sequence ATGCCTTCGTTTGATATTGTTTCTGAAGTGGATTTGGTTGAAGTAAAAAACGCGCTTGATCAGTGTAATAAAGAAGTCGGCAACCGTTATGACTTTAAAGGTAGCGATGCGCGTGTCGAGCAAGCTGAAAAAGTGCTGACCATGTATGCAGATGCCGAGTTTCAGTTAGACCAAGTTAAAGATGTCCTGATTAACAAATTAGCCAAGCGCAACGTAGATGTACGTTGCCTGGAATATGGCAAAGTAGAAAAAGTCAGTGGCAATAAAGTAAAACAAACCGTGACGGTCAAAGTGGGTGTGGAAACTGAGCTTGCGAAAAAGCTAGTTCGCATTATTAAAGATAGCAAAATCAAAGTGCAAGCTAGCATTCAGGGCGACACTGTCCGTGTGACTGGTGCAAAGCGTGACAACTTGCAAGAAGTTATTGCGTTAATGCGTAAAGAAATTACCGATTTCCCGCTGCAATACCAAAACTTCAGAGATTAA
- a CDS encoding sigma-54-dependent transcriptional regulator, with protein MARLPVLVVEDDASLREALVDTLELAGFDTVTASDGAAALQVLAKTDVCMVVSDVAMQPMDGNQLLREVKIRWPHLPVLLMTAYGVIEHAVASMQAGAAFYLPKPFEPEALIEQVTRFALSRLPGDDDAVIAEAAESKQLLQLAERVAPKDATVLITGESGTGKEVLARFIHRHSQRSNKPFVAINCAAIPENLLEATLFGHEKGAFTGASQTHIGKFEQAQGGTIFLDEIAEMPLALQSKLLRVLQEKEVERVGGQKPISLNVRVLTATNRDLALWVKEGKFREDLFYRLNVFPLQIPALRQRKADIVPLAKNAISRYGEGQTLHLTDSAAKALAYYDWPGNIRELENVIQRAVILCNGQQITHEDLMINVDGLNLSDISVASQSAEADSSVNNTSQLETSPSPVSTTDNMKELERKHILDTLSSVAGVRKLAAEKLGMSERTLRYKLAQYREEGWLADDA; from the coding sequence ATGGCAAGATTACCTGTCTTGGTCGTTGAAGATGATGCCTCTTTAAGAGAGGCATTAGTCGATACGCTTGAACTTGCGGGCTTCGATACTGTAACCGCTAGTGATGGTGCCGCAGCCTTACAAGTGTTGGCAAAGACAGATGTCTGCATGGTGGTTTCAGATGTAGCGATGCAGCCAATGGATGGTAATCAGCTTCTTCGTGAAGTGAAGATTCGTTGGCCGCATTTACCTGTGTTACTGATGACTGCGTATGGTGTCATTGAGCATGCTGTTGCGTCTATGCAGGCAGGTGCCGCCTTTTATCTGCCTAAGCCCTTTGAGCCAGAGGCGCTCATCGAACAAGTTACACGGTTTGCATTAAGCCGATTACCCGGTGACGACGATGCCGTCATCGCCGAGGCGGCAGAATCCAAGCAACTCTTACAACTTGCCGAGCGTGTAGCGCCAAAAGATGCGACGGTGCTCATTACTGGTGAATCAGGTACAGGGAAAGAAGTGTTGGCGAGGTTCATTCATCGCCATAGCCAACGTAGCAATAAACCTTTTGTTGCGATTAACTGCGCGGCGATTCCTGAAAACCTGTTAGAAGCCACACTGTTTGGTCATGAAAAAGGTGCCTTTACTGGTGCTAGCCAAACGCACATTGGCAAATTTGAACAAGCCCAAGGCGGGACGATTTTCTTAGATGAAATCGCCGAAATGCCCCTTGCGTTGCAATCCAAGCTACTACGGGTTCTGCAAGAGAAAGAGGTGGAGCGTGTCGGTGGGCAAAAGCCAATTTCACTGAATGTGCGCGTATTGACGGCGACTAACCGGGACTTAGCCTTATGGGTAAAAGAGGGTAAGTTTAGAGAAGATTTATTTTATCGTTTAAACGTATTCCCATTGCAAATCCCCGCGCTGCGTCAACGCAAAGCAGATATTGTGCCTTTGGCCAAAAATGCGATTAGCCGCTATGGCGAAGGACAAACACTACATTTAACCGATTCTGCGGCGAAAGCGTTGGCGTACTATGATTGGCCGGGCAATATCCGTGAATTAGAAAACGTGATTCAACGTGCGGTGATTTTATGCAACGGCCAGCAGATTACGCATGAAGATCTAATGATTAATGTAGATGGGCTTAACCTCTCTGACATAAGCGTAGCCAGCCAATCTGCTGAAGCTGACAGTTCGGTGAATAACACCAGTCAATTGGAAACAAGCCCTTCACCTGTTTCGACCACCGACAATATGAAAGAACTAGAAAGAAAGCATATTCTAGATACACTTTCTTCTGTTGCTGGCGTTCGTAAATTAGCGGCTGAAAAGCTTGGTATGAGTGAACGAACCTTGCGCTATAAATTGGCGCAATACCGAGAAGAGGGCTGGTTAGCGGACGATGCTTAA
- a CDS encoding ribonuclease T2 family protein, with product MKPKLQKTLISLFISSACFITPFSSMAAGTPGQFDSYLLALSWSPDYCASRPDDVQQCSKGLGFVLHGLWPQYQNGYPSNCSNERLDPAAERQYADIYPSKKLVRHEWDKHGTCAGLSQASYFTLSDKLKRSIRIPKEFVRPSSPFRMTVAGLSNAFVKENAHLTASSIVVSCSGGGRFLQEVRVCFDKAGSKAVACSPSSQKQAARSCAQPDFLVRNIK from the coding sequence TTGAAGCCGAAGTTACAAAAAACACTCATTTCATTATTCATTAGTAGCGCTTGCTTCATTACGCCATTTTCTAGCATGGCCGCTGGCACGCCTGGGCAGTTTGATAGCTATTTATTAGCCTTGTCTTGGTCTCCTGACTACTGTGCTTCTCGTCCAGACGATGTGCAGCAATGCAGTAAAGGACTTGGCTTTGTCTTACATGGTCTGTGGCCGCAATACCAAAATGGCTATCCGTCTAATTGTAGTAATGAGCGTTTAGATCCGGCGGCAGAACGCCAGTATGCGGATATTTATCCAAGTAAGAAGCTTGTAAGACATGAATGGGACAAGCACGGAACATGTGCGGGTTTATCGCAAGCTAGTTACTTTACGTTGTCAGACAAATTAAAACGTTCTATCCGTATACCGAAAGAATTTGTGCGACCAAGCAGCCCATTTCGTATGACTGTTGCTGGGTTAAGTAATGCATTTGTAAAAGAAAACGCTCACTTAACGGCATCATCTATTGTCGTTTCTTGTAGTGGTGGCGGTCGCTTTTTACAAGAGGTCCGGGTGTGCTTTGATAAAGCCGGAAGTAAGGCGGTTGCTTGCTCTCCATCCTCACAAAAGCAAGCAGCAAGATCGTGTGCCCAACCAGACTTTTTAGTGCGTAATATCAAATAA
- a CDS encoding heme-degrading domain-containing protein, producing the protein MVFDDDLAIIAAQEATLTFTHFDADIAWVIGHQLRDALLARNAAAVIDICLGDQTLFHIAMPGTAAANAEWARRKRNVVRLMNQSSYAVGLAHAHATVSFHEKMGLSLADYAIHGGSFPIRIGNSGCLGTITVSGLPQREDHAIVVGVLAKYLGKTVQELSA; encoded by the coding sequence ATGGTGTTCGATGACGATTTGGCAATCATTGCTGCGCAAGAGGCGACTTTAACGTTTACACATTTTGATGCAGATATTGCCTGGGTAATTGGGCATCAATTAAGAGATGCGTTGCTCGCAAGAAATGCGGCGGCGGTGATTGATATTTGCCTTGGTGACCAAACGTTATTTCACATTGCGATGCCAGGTACGGCCGCAGCTAACGCCGAGTGGGCAAGAAGAAAACGCAATGTAGTTCGGCTAATGAACCAAAGCTCTTACGCAGTGGGTTTAGCACATGCCCATGCGACAGTGAGTTTTCATGAAAAAATGGGGCTTTCTTTAGCTGATTATGCCATTCATGGCGGTTCTTTCCCGATTCGGATTGGCAATAGTGGTTGCCTTGGCACCATCACGGTTTCAGGATTGCCGCAACGCGAAGATCACGCGATTGTGGTTGGGGTGCTTGCAAAGTATCTAGGCAAAACCGTACAAGAATTATCTGCTTAA
- the uvrB gene encoding excinuclease ABC subunit UvrB, translated as MSEIKTYPGSPYRLHQPFPPAGDQPTAIEKLVEGVEDGLAFQTLLGVTGSGKTYTMANVIARTGRPALVMAPNKTLAAQLYAEFREFFPENAVEYFVSYYDYYQPEAYVPSRDLFIEKDSSINEHIEQMRLSATKSLLERPDCIVVATVSCIYGIGDKADYHKMILHVKEGEKIAQRAVIERLVSMQYERNDFEFKRGVFRVRGDIIDVFPAEMNDRAIRIAMFDDEIETLQLFDPLTGHIEKRVSRYTVFPSSHYVTPRDTVLRACEAIKAELKDRLEFFYANGKLVEAQRLQQRTQFDLEMLYEMGFCKGIENYSRHLSGRDPGDAPPTLIDYLPKNSIMFLDESHVLVGQIGGMSRGDNARKQNLVEYGFRLPSALDNRPLTFPEYERVMRQTVFVSATPAAYEAEHQAQVVEQVVRPTGLIDPEVEVRPVVTQVDDVLSEIHKRTEINERVLITTLTKRMAEDLTDYLNEHGVKVRYLHSDIDTVERVEIIRDLRLGVFDVLIGINLLREGLDIPEVSLVAILDADKEGFLRSERSLIQTIGRAARNVNGKAILYADRITDSMKKAMSETERRRLKQMQFNLENGITPKSVSKRIKDIIDGVYDPDAAKLDAASKKELVDMDPKKLAKEIKRIEKEMLNAAKNLEFEAAAKLRDQLKTLREQVFGAE; from the coding sequence ATGTCAGAAATTAAGACTTACCCAGGTTCTCCATACCGTTTGCACCAGCCATTTCCACCGGCGGGTGATCAGCCAACGGCAATTGAAAAGCTGGTAGAAGGCGTGGAAGACGGGCTTGCCTTTCAGACACTACTGGGGGTAACTGGCTCGGGTAAAACCTATACCATGGCCAATGTGATTGCCAGAACCGGCCGTCCTGCATTAGTCATGGCGCCAAATAAAACGTTAGCAGCGCAATTGTATGCCGAGTTCCGAGAGTTCTTCCCTGAAAATGCAGTGGAATACTTCGTTAGTTATTACGACTATTACCAGCCGGAAGCCTATGTACCAAGCCGGGATTTGTTCATTGAAAAAGATTCCTCCATTAATGAACATATCGAGCAAATGCGTTTATCTGCCACAAAGTCTCTCTTAGAACGCCCGGATTGTATTGTGGTGGCGACAGTATCGTGTATTTACGGTATTGGTGATAAAGCCGACTACCACAAGATGATTTTGCACGTAAAAGAAGGGGAAAAGATTGCGCAGCGTGCGGTGATAGAACGCTTGGTTTCCATGCAGTATGAACGAAATGATTTCGAGTTTAAGCGCGGTGTCTTTCGAGTGCGTGGAGATATTATTGATGTCTTCCCGGCCGAGATGAATGATCGCGCGATTCGAATCGCGATGTTTGATGATGAAATTGAAACGCTGCAATTATTTGACCCGCTAACCGGGCATATCGAAAAGCGCGTGTCGCGTTACACCGTATTCCCTAGTAGCCACTATGTTACCCCTCGCGATACAGTTTTACGTGCGTGTGAGGCGATTAAGGCAGAGTTAAAAGATCGTCTCGAGTTCTTTTACGCCAATGGCAAGCTAGTAGAAGCGCAGCGTTTACAGCAACGTACGCAGTTTGACTTAGAAATGCTCTACGAAATGGGATTTTGTAAAGGCATTGAGAACTACTCCAGACACTTATCTGGCCGTGATCCGGGCGACGCACCGCCAACGCTGATTGATTATCTTCCTAAAAATTCCATCATGTTCTTAGATGAGTCTCACGTGTTGGTGGGGCAAATCGGCGGGATGAGCCGAGGAGACAATGCACGTAAGCAAAACTTGGTCGAATATGGTTTCCGTCTTCCTTCCGCGCTAGATAACCGCCCGTTAACCTTCCCTGAATACGAACGGGTAATGCGTCAAACGGTGTTTGTTTCGGCCACGCCAGCCGCTTATGAAGCAGAGCACCAAGCACAAGTTGTCGAGCAAGTGGTGCGCCCAACCGGGTTGATTGACCCAGAGGTGGAGGTTCGCCCTGTCGTTACCCAGGTGGATGACGTACTGTCTGAAATTCATAAACGCACAGAAATCAATGAACGCGTATTAATCACCACCTTAACCAAGCGCATGGCGGAAGATTTAACCGACTACCTAAATGAGCATGGGGTGAAGGTTCGCTATTTACACAGTGATATCGATACCGTCGAGCGCGTGGAAATTATCCGTGATTTGCGCTTAGGAGTGTTTGATGTGCTGATTGGGATTAACTTGCTCCGAGAGGGTTTGGATATTCCAGAAGTATCACTAGTGGCTATTTTAGATGCGGATAAAGAAGGCTTCTTACGCAGTGAGCGTTCGCTCATTCAAACCATCGGCCGTGCTGCTCGTAACGTAAATGGTAAGGCGATTTTGTACGCTGATCGCATTACAGACTCGATGAAAAAAGCGATGTCAGAAACCGAGCGTCGTCGCTTAAAACAGATGCAATTTAACCTAGAGAATGGCATTACGCCAAAATCGGTTTCTAAGCGCATTAAAGATATTATTGATGGGGTTTATGATCCGGATGCGGCCAAACTAGACGCGGCAAGTAAAAAAGAACTAGTGGATATGGATCCGAAGAAACTAGCCAAAGAAATTAAACGGATCGAAAAAGAAATGTTGAATGCAGCGAAAAATCTAGAGTTTGAAGCAGCCGCAAAACTGCGGGATCAATTGAAAACCTTGCGTGAGCAGGTGTTTGGGGCTGAATAA
- a CDS encoding GGDEF domain-containing protein, translated as MKAPQILDHLIGITGIRDLELLEISLLNTLQELIAPFCLSIDKLDKKSNAVYRLRIAENGAVLEQDELQNESPTGQAIQSLELGNLHTISHIHDGKSITVFKLVESAYERGYLVIKTLKPLTAPDHHFLSGVLGIYKNFCSLLQHAQTDELTGLNNRKTFDEYMSKLQRLTILEPERLQNDQRRPANKRIWLAIADIDHFKSVNDRFGHLYGDEVLVLFAQVLKNKFRTEDMIFRFGGEEFIVILRCPDLASCELALNRFKNEVAQKAFPQVGQVTVSIGAVELDPNTFSATQLDYADKALYHSKQNGRDCVTFFESMLANGIAYKNEFKEGEISLF; from the coding sequence ATGAAAGCACCGCAAATCCTCGATCACTTGATCGGCATCACGGGAATCCGCGATCTCGAGCTGCTTGAAATCAGCCTCTTGAATACCCTTCAAGAACTGATTGCGCCTTTCTGCTTATCTATCGATAAGCTAGATAAAAAAAGTAATGCGGTGTATCGCTTAAGAATTGCTGAAAATGGCGCAGTGCTTGAACAAGATGAACTGCAAAATGAATCCCCTACAGGACAAGCTATCCAGTCATTAGAGCTTGGTAACCTTCATACGATTAGTCATATCCACGATGGAAAATCCATCACCGTATTTAAGTTAGTCGAATCTGCTTATGAAAGAGGCTATTTGGTGATCAAGACACTAAAGCCGCTCACCGCACCCGACCATCACTTTTTATCCGGCGTATTAGGCATCTATAAAAATTTTTGCTCTTTGTTGCAGCACGCTCAAACAGATGAACTCACCGGGTTAAACAATCGAAAAACTTTTGATGAATATATGAGTAAACTGCAAAGGCTAACCATATTAGAACCTGAACGTTTGCAAAATGATCAGCGCCGCCCAGCTAATAAACGTATTTGGCTAGCAATAGCGGATATTGATCACTTTAAATCAGTCAATGATCGATTTGGGCATTTATATGGCGATGAAGTGCTGGTGCTATTTGCTCAGGTATTAAAGAATAAGTTTCGTACTGAAGATATGATCTTCCGCTTTGGTGGAGAAGAGTTTATTGTTATTCTGCGCTGCCCAGATCTGGCGAGTTGTGAATTGGCTTTAAACCGATTCAAAAATGAAGTCGCTCAAAAAGCCTTCCCACAAGTTGGTCAAGTAACGGTGAGTATTGGTGCAGTCGAATTAGACCCAAATACCTTCTCTGCCACACAATTGGATTATGCTGACAAAGCGCTTTATCACAGCAAGCAAAATGGTAGAGATTGCGTCACCTTCTTTGAATCGATGTTGGCAAACGGCATTGCATACAAAAACGAATTTAAAGAAGGCGAGATTTCTCTTTTTTAA
- a CDS encoding SemiSWEET transporter produces MDYFGYVAAFLTTICWIPQVIHTYRTRELAGISLVMYIILVSGLICWVIYGALMNALPILIANTITVILAASILALKIRSVIHAKRLKA; encoded by the coding sequence ATGGACTACTTTGGGTACGTTGCGGCTTTCTTAACCACTATTTGTTGGATTCCGCAGGTGATTCACACCTACCGAACGCGAGAATTAGCAGGCATTTCTCTGGTGATGTACATCATCTTGGTGAGTGGTTTGATCTGCTGGGTTATATATGGTGCGTTAATGAATGCTTTACCTATCCTAATTGCGAATACCATTACAGTGATATTGGCGGCCTCTATCCTTGCATTAAAAATTCGTAGTGTCATTCATGCCAAGCGCCTAAAGGCATGA